The genomic window taaataattcattaaataacaataaattgTATTCAGATTtataatcaaaatataatattgcaaaattcttatacaaatatatagtgctaattattataatgcttctaaaaatatacgtatattaaTAGATTTTTGTAACTATAAACgttgttttattaatatataataatttatataaggagatatattttttataaatatattttaaggtTTATATAATCTAACAAAATTTCATTTCAGAACTTTATATAacttttctataattttttctgttatattaatttatattatttaaatgcaGAATGAATATTTGCATGACATGCTTaaatttagaattattttataaaaaagttaaaatttttgataactaacatttgcatatatattaatatatattttctatatactgcgctttctttaaaatatatgcattattttttcaatgattaaataattttctatcTGATTTTACCTTGTATAATTTTGTTctgcaaataatttttttttttgtttatataataaaaaaaaatttactgcaaatttttgtttaaaaattaaaccgAATAATTTAAGAATTTACGGTATAGttgtatttaaatttttttaaaaatagtcattttttttttttttttctataatagaattctatataaaaattatactggttttaaatttattttacatatgtaaaatttaattcgaaatatatttatataacttcAATTTActactttaaaataaaataaataaatcaaaaataataatataaactgtttcctttattattttaaagattttgaatatagttaatattttcattatttaatatattatgggATTCTATAAGTATACaatgaaagaaaatattaagtcgctaatttttaataaaacgtttgcatttttgctttttatttgGATGAgttatgatataaataatgtggtataacaaaaatatttcatatatattctttttttttcattctattgttttatgttttatttttaataataatattttctcagtatgcaaacatatatttttataaattacaaatgattattcttttttagaGGGGTGTCATATCGTTAGATAAACAACATGGCTATATTACTTTAAGAAGTAATAGGCTATTATTAGAGCCCTCACTTGATTTGGGATCAATTGAGTATTTAAATTATGACGATAGTAATTCTACATTGCAGGAcgaagatatataaaaaaatgatcatGGTTATAAATCCGAAATAGGAGAATCAAGAAAAAGCTTTTTAAGTATAGGAGAATTGTATAAATTAgatcgaaaaaaaaagtccTCATTACTTAGTAGAATGGATAAATTTTGcgaaaaaaatatctttaatCAGTTAGATTCCATATATAAAGTTAAGGATAATaagtttattaataaaatgactGCAAACAAaaagatatttaaaaaggtaGTTTTAGCAGTAATTCCACCTTGTTTAGCTATAGGTGCTGGATTAATAATAGTTACAGTATtaagttatttattttgtagtTCTTTATTGACCAGTTTgccattattttcattactaATTGTACTTCCCGCATTAATAGCATGTATGCCAATCTTATCTATAATGTGTATTGCTTATATTTTCagaaaatttatgaaatatgaaaaaatctATGAAAATAAACCAAAACTTACTCAAAAATTGTTAAACCTTTTGtttggaaaaaattttaatatggCATCAGAGAACATGTAGTATTGTTTAAAATAACACGCTAATATAGGAAATATGAATACAATTATTTAGTATATATGACGTCATCTACttatacatgaatatatgcatataaattataaatatgtatattcgtAATTCCTAATGAAAGTGatcgttttaattttttaatttgtgttttaaagaattgtttgaatataatttattatattggaataatatatatatgtgtatttatgtatactagcatatataatatatgcatgttccataaaattcatataaaaatgggAAGTTTCTAATAATTCGTTGAGTTaattagaaaatttataatgttaTCTATGAAAAGTACAactataatatttcatttcattttatttacatttatttgaCCAACATGATTATTTCGTTAACTAGTTAATAAATTGTATGATTTTCCTTAAGTTAATTGtaaatatctttttctatatattataaaaacaaataagtgtaattattttttttaataagaggtaagtttaattattatttattataaattgtattataaaaaatggacAGTCGTACTCATTTGCTACAAATAGGTTTTTAACACATATTTAACATTTTGAATgatttatataagaaattataaatttgtgataatataatattcattataaaaatgaattatatatagatgaTTAATAATTCATGTAATCATAGATTATTAAAACCAAACTTAcactatataaatatgatacaTTAATTActtaatatgtacatttcaataaattttatgaaaactACATAAATAtctaatatatagaaaagttatagataatatatatatatatatttttttgaattaataaaatataattatatatatatatatatatagttttacATTGTAATTAAAAGCAAAATTTTGTAACAGAAACTATTGTTTTTTAggtataacttttttaatcAGAAATAACTTGGTTGTTTAAGGTTCTAGTATATACTCATTTCCAATAAGCCAAACTACATGGTATAATAGAAAGTAGATtgtatcttttttctttcattgaattttactttttgtcttatatttatttgtatagtaaaatttatataataatgtacatatataaactcatatgtatttataatcTTTAGctaatttaaagaaatttgttttttaagttttcctaaatataatttggaataatttaataatctagcataaaataaattcatacaTGGTAATAGGTAGTTGCACACATTCAATTGCATAGTAAACATTTTTGTAACTTTAAAATGATTAAATGaacattctttttaaaaggaCAGCActttaaagaattatttaacttattttgtggaattattaacaaattacATGCATCACATCTAGGATGAAAATTAGGTAAGTGAAAatccttatataatattattttatttgtttatctatttatgCATTAGTGATGAAATTAGataaaatacaattaatcaagttcattaaaatatatatatatatatatattaataataataaaagaaaaacagtACTAGTTATTATCGTACTTATTATGCGTTAATTAATATCTACTGTCatagaattaaaatttctttttcattatattaagaaataaatgaaaataaatagaaattaatttatatatgaaaaaattatacaatacacaataatataatttatgaataacatattaataaatgttgtttttcaaaaaattaacaatgtTATAATGATCTGATagaacataaataataaaattaaattatccTAATATTATTCGTATTTGAGACTTATGTTGTATAATGATAcctaaacatatataaaaatgaatattatgaaagtgatcaatataaaattgtttaattcaaaaaatttatatatgataaaaggATGATTATATCTGAAAATTAAATCATTATGTGTAAAGTTagaataaatgtatacaagaacgtacaataaataatttattacattttattattttgcatacataaataagtGTACCATAAAGTAATAGTGCTATAAGATTACGTAATAAATATCAACTGtgatattacattattattaaataataaaaaaattaagtaataaaatttttgtagaacatatttaatagatatttactatttatttCAAACAAATACGGGTGTGAAAAACATTATTacaatgtattattattgtcTTGATCattaatcaaaataaaaaaattaatataataatataatagtattaaaaattattaagccCTTATGTTATATGATATCTTAGTGTAAATATGTCAACGTTAAAGatcaatataaatatatataaaaacaaattcaCTTATAGACATATCAAACAtggaataaattaaatatcgtagaaaaaaaagaaatggtTTACAAATGCCTCAATTTTGTGAGAATATAAAAGATTTAAGTGatgtttaatataatttaattatgaaaCCGTCAAATAATAAATCTTTTTAGGAATACTAAATAtggttatttttatattagacTATAGTTCGATTTATATTAGGAATAAATCTAGAATTATACTATTTTgggaatttttatttttttaatttaaaatcagttttatatttaattgttttctttctttttttcaatttatcattttttttcttttttgtgataaaatttaatatgaaattgtttcttttataattagtataactttttgtgtatataataattttatagcTTTCCCTTACCTTGTTATATaccatttattataaaaatgttaagttatataatatttttcaaaatatatatttagctagaaaaataaatttatttagctcatatttatgtatatatattttatatatatatactttttgtgctatgtttttataaaaatataaaaacactTTTAGATTCGttcaaaaattttcatcacaaaagtaaataaatttatgaataattttcatcacatatattattaaaatataatattaaataaaaaataatttatatgtagcatttatttggaaatatatttaaataaattattcttaaaattattattacttaatttaatgaattttaaccaaaattataatgaatttttttctttttaatcataaaaattaattcatttatttgaataaaacacaagaaaatttttttttttttttaaatttattgatatattatgtataacaataaaatgtatttccagaatatatgttatatataatattattaatttatgatAAAGAAGCAAGGCTTTCATATGGATTACacttttgaaaatataaaatttcatgttaaaattataatgaaaattccATTTCTTACAGTGCATTGTATTTCATCGAAAAATccgttatataataattattaaaaaataaattagaatgAAATTcctttcttaaaaaattaattttttcatttatttttataattagaaacatttaattataagaactaaattttataatatatacattgcATGTactaaaaatagtaataaaaacaaaagttGAAATTAATAAAGTCTTAATTAATTGTATTGTGTGTATCAACTATAAATTGtgctttttataattttgataTATCAAAGAAGTAGAAATATTcagataataatttttttttttttttcaaaagcgttaataaaatattttttaggaAGTttgatattaaataattattttatatattttgagtatttattaatgatcttagattacattattttaattcaaattaagattttattaataacattaaaacaaaaattttataattattttttaatattccttttatgaaagatattatgtttatatgcattttattaAGTTCTGTATgaagtattaataaaaaaaaaatttttaattaatatagaaacctttattattatatataaactataatggtgttaacttttttttaatatatatattataatattactaattagcataatgaaaacaaaaaataagttactgttttctaatataatttttatgtttatgtggTTAAGTTGGGTGCGCTATATTAGCAGTGATAaggtattataatattatttaagaatattttgtattatattattactgttgtttgttcattaatatattagatatgaattaatttattttttctttaaattacaaatatttacatttttttattttatttagaatAAGTTTAATGTATCTTTGGACGAAAACTACAATCTTCTTAAAAAGCTAGCTAGAAGAACATGTAGattattatcaaaatataagcCCATTAAGGATTCAATTActgtattattaaaagaaaatatttcaaataatgaaaaatacaaagaaaaatatgtattaaacGATGTTGAATTAACAAGAGGAAGTTATATACATCCAAGTAAAAGTTCatcaaataatatagaatGCTATGAAAATTCTAGGAAAAGTAAATCTTTAGTATGCCAAAGAAAAGATCCACATTTtggaaaaagaatattagacaaaatatattattcaaataatgTTAAGTGTGCTATGAATTctgattttaattttttaaaaaattgtaaaaaaaacaaaatatactttttgtacgctttgtttttcttatttgttGTACGGCTAATACTAGATATTGCTTCAATAGATTTTAAGAACTGGAATATTAACTTAAAATTTCTACAAGAATGGGAGATACCAGCACAAATATTAAGCTATATATTgactttaatatttttattaatatttattttagtcTGCAgaaagattaaaaaatacgATAAAATGTTGCATGTAAAAAGTGAAATTAATAATAGCCAATATAATCATTTCCATAGAATAGGCTTATAAAAACATTGttaccaattttttttagttatatatatacatcaaaattataaatataatttcgtAACTTTTATAAGTTCACCTTTAGATATCTAGTCCTTTTTATAGGAAACGATAATAATAAACgtcttcaatttttttttttgaatttgaatgttttaataattttcaatttgtattttaaattattgtttcAGTTTGACAATAGATATCAtcataaaatgtataaatgcgtatttacatgtattctcttgaaaaaaatatatatttatgtgcgTTAAGAAGAATATTGATTggcataaaatatataattgtatgaATGTGtgataattcatattttatgtaaaattgtTTCTTTCTGTTTTTTACCTTGTTTCCCTACAAGATGactaacatttttatattattagttaGATGCATTATTAGTTTTAAATAATCAATATATGtatcttttttgtatttattaaggaaattttaatatattctggTGAAAAGatcttcatttattattttttttttttttttgctaaatataaaacataatctttgttttacaatattttttttttgaaatatgtTACGAAACATAATTACTGTAAAaacctttttaatatatgtatagtgCTTTTTGacaacataaatattatgctatagatacataataataaagtagaCTAACGAAAAtaattgttatttataaatagttTACTAATTTATAGGTTCTACACCTGTAgtattaaatgaataattaaaaaattttcttctattaATGTTCGTTTTAAATGTAGTgctaattaaatattagaaagtttaattaaacatataagtttactgaaaatatttaaataaatataaaaattatatttttatttttaaatctttAAATGATTACATTAATAAATTGAACTTAAGCTTGTATTAATAGAGAATATGCTGAAATTAtgtctttttgtttttatttgccatattataataataaaaatatatgaaagtgttgtattgttataaaaatgaaaaatttcattaaaggaaatgaaaataaatgaatagtttttttggtatattataaaaatatgtagaaaaatattttttatatgttgtttttatttactattttctatttatataataacaaaagagttaatattattttaaatatatacgaaattgtatataatttatttaagcaattaataatttcatcaaaattataattataatttttcacattaattaaaaattcaaaaaagagAACCATCTACTTGTAAATTATTAACTAAAccgtaataattttttttatattttagatAAGTTTTAACAAAGATAATCTAATgaattactatattttattagtggtatttttaattaaatgtgtgtaatgtataataattttaatggcACTGGCTTTCGATtaatagtaaatattttttttaatttattatattttggtCTATTTTTGATTcatttgtaaattataatatattataatattaatacatgATTCAGTTGTCACATTTACATAGATATTATAAGGTACTGtttagtaaattaaaaaacacgtgtataatttttcgtaatatgtatatattaggAAATACAGAATATAacactaaaatatattgattgTGCTGAATAGCATAGTTGAAATACtactaaataaattttaatataatttttgtttttttgttaatgtttaataaagttataatttatgaaataatgtttttttcagttaatattatgtattagtGCACAAAGGCATTTCAATTATggtttaaaatatttgcaaGAAATGACacgatataataatataattttaatatttaataattgcGCGAAAGAATTTACTAATCTAGTGTATTTTACAAACTTATCAATAAATTAAAGGTATTACTGATTATGTTATTACTACGGATAGttgttaatttaattatattttaaaaaaagtacctaaatatttattataaaaaaactcaataacaaaaatatatattcatatttacatttgtgttaataaaaagaacaaaatgcTCATCCAAgtttataattatgttaataCATTACA from Plasmodium malariae genome assembly, chromosome: 13 includes these protein-coding regions:
- the PmUG01_13068700 gene encoding Plasmodium exported protein, unknown function, with protein sequence MKTKNKLLFSNIIFMFMWLSWVRYISSDKNKFNVSLDENYNLLKKLARRTCRLLSKYKPIKDSITVLLKENISNNEKYKEKYVLNDVELTRGSYIHPSKSSSNNIECYENSRKSKSLVCQRKDPHFGKRILDKIYYSNNVKCAMNSDFNFLKNCKKNKIYFLYALFFLFVVRLILDIASIDFKNWNINLKFLQEWEIPAQILSYILTLIFLLIFILVCRKIKKYDKMLHVKSEINNSQYNHFHRIGL